In Paenibacillus sp. G2S3, a single window of DNA contains:
- a CDS encoding ABC transporter ATP-binding protein, whose amino-acid sequence MARNKFDVDENLESPFNIKHFRRAMVYIKRKKTPMIVAFILSALSAAISLSAPLIMQHVIDVTIPAKAKLALLGWAGLMLLTIVVSVYLATIRSRIMTSVGQDIIFDIRTDLFKHLQELPFKYYDDRPQGKILIRVVNYVNAVSDVLSNGIINFILEIVNLLFIAAFMFAVDVRLSFVILAGLPVFFVIMMLIKTRQRRAWQAVSNKSSNLNAYLQESISGIGVTQMFSREQRNEGIFTRLAGNFRTEWMKAQRYNLLIPFSVDNLSTIVTSLIFLVGLLTLSPQDMTLGVILAMSSYAARFWQPILNLSNLYNNFINAVAYLERIFETLDEPVTVSDIPDAKTLRPVEGHVTFDDVTFAYDPGLNILENISFKIKAGESIALVGPTGAGKTTVVNLISRFYNISSGKILIDDQDISQVTLKSLRSQMGIMLQDSFIFSGTILDNIRYGKLDATEEEVIAAAKAVCADEFIREFDQGYLTEVNERGSKLSQGQRQLISFARTLLADPRILILDEATSSIDAKTERLLQKGLNELLKGRTSFIIAHRLSTVKNCDRIMYVSNKGIAESGSHDELIAQKGLYHRLYTAQKMEA is encoded by the coding sequence GTGGCAAGGAATAAATTCGACGTCGATGAGAATCTGGAATCGCCGTTTAATATAAAACACTTCCGGCGTGCGATGGTATACATCAAACGAAAGAAAACGCCAATGATTGTTGCATTTATCCTCAGTGCACTTTCAGCGGCCATTTCACTATCAGCTCCACTGATCATGCAGCATGTGATCGACGTGACCATTCCGGCAAAAGCGAAGCTTGCGCTACTGGGCTGGGCTGGACTGATGCTTCTGACCATTGTGGTCAGCGTTTATCTGGCTACCATTCGTTCACGTATCATGACGAGTGTTGGGCAGGATATTATTTTTGACATCCGAACAGATTTGTTTAAGCATCTGCAAGAGTTGCCCTTCAAGTATTATGACGACCGTCCGCAGGGCAAGATTCTCATCCGGGTCGTAAACTACGTTAACGCCGTTTCAGATGTGTTATCCAATGGTATTATCAACTTTATTCTAGAAATCGTGAATTTGCTCTTTATCGCAGCCTTCATGTTCGCTGTTGATGTGCGTCTATCATTTGTCATCCTTGCAGGGCTGCCAGTATTCTTTGTCATCATGATGCTGATCAAAACTCGGCAACGCCGGGCTTGGCAAGCAGTATCCAATAAAAGCTCCAACCTGAACGCCTATTTGCAAGAAAGTATCAGCGGTATTGGTGTGACGCAAATGTTCTCCCGGGAACAACGCAACGAAGGAATCTTCACACGTCTCGCGGGTAATTTCCGTACAGAATGGATGAAGGCTCAACGTTACAACTTACTTATTCCGTTCTCCGTAGACAACTTGTCTACGATCGTTACATCATTGATTTTCCTTGTAGGCCTACTAACACTGAGTCCACAAGACATGACCCTCGGCGTCATTCTGGCGATGAGCAGCTACGCTGCCCGCTTCTGGCAGCCGATTCTGAATCTTTCGAACCTGTACAATAACTTCATCAACGCCGTTGCCTATCTCGAGCGTATCTTCGAGACGCTGGATGAGCCCGTTACCGTAAGTGATATTCCGGATGCGAAGACACTGCGACCTGTAGAGGGCCATGTCACTTTCGACGATGTGACCTTTGCCTATGACCCAGGACTCAATATTCTAGAGAATATCTCCTTTAAGATCAAAGCGGGAGAAAGCATCGCTCTAGTGGGACCAACAGGTGCAGGCAAAACTACAGTCGTCAATCTGATCTCGCGCTTCTATAATATTTCAAGCGGTAAGATTCTTATAGACGATCAGGATATCTCGCAGGTTACGCTGAAGTCCCTGCGCAGCCAGATGGGGATTATGCTACAAGACAGCTTCATCTTCTCCGGTACGATCTTGGACAATATTCGTTACGGTAAACTCGATGCCACCGAGGAAGAAGTGATCGCTGCCGCGAAAGCTGTTTGCGCCGACGAATTCATCCGTGAATTCGATCAAGGCTACCTGACAGAGGTCAACGAGCGTGGCTCCAAGCTGTCTCAGGGACAGCGGCAGCTCATCTCGTTCGCAAGAACGCTTTTGGCTGATCCGAGAATTCTCATATTAGATGAAGCCACTTCATCGATCGATGCGAAGACTGAGCGTTTGCTGCAAAAAGGTCTGAATGAGCTCCTTAAAGGACGTACCTCATTCATTATCGCGCACCGCCTGTCCACCGTAAAAAACTGCGACCGCATTATGTATGTATCTAACAAAGGCATCGCAGAAAGCGGCTCACATGATGAGCTTATCGCACAAAAAGGTCTTTACCAC
- a CDS encoding ABC transporter ATP-binding protein codes for MFELKWLWQNLEGNRTRYILALCLSVVGSSLTIVNPYISQRIVDTFIAGDNALQNLTQERQLLIMLCLGMIGFSLLRTGLAYFTTMQYEKSSQNMMYNIRIFLYNKIQGQDREYYDRNRTGDLMTKMTGDLDMVRHSMAWIFKTIIESLTIFIAAVIYFFTIDAQLTLWMLILSPPIFIVAYIFAKRVRPMYIDLRERLSQLNTTTQENISGNRVVKAFAREEFEVQKFTEKNVNYSTANKKAALVWLDYFPYLESFAQGFNVILMLAGGLFLMNGRITFGEFTAFSSLIWAISNPMRNIGIIINDIQRFFASLSKIIDIYYAKPNIVNEHTSTNKRRYEGRIEFDHVRFKYDSAIVLDDVSFTVEPGETIAIMGSTGSGKTTIINLIPRFYDVAEGRVLVDGVDVRKLELDELRDNIGMATQDVLLFSDTIDGNIAYGDPDLPEEDAISFAELAAAHDFITKMPEGYDTVVGERGVGLSGGQKQRIALARALAVRRPILILDDTTSAVDLETEEHIQKSLRELDYPCTKIIIAQRVSTTAQADRILILDNGKLVEEGTHAELLAKRGYYYDVFKLQNEGIGRQVTASGKE; via the coding sequence ATGTTCGAACTGAAATGGCTATGGCAGAACTTAGAGGGCAACCGGACACGGTACATTCTAGCGCTCTGCCTCTCGGTAGTGGGTTCAAGTCTTACGATTGTAAACCCTTACATCAGTCAGCGCATTGTCGATACGTTTATAGCAGGTGACAATGCGCTGCAGAATCTTACACAAGAACGGCAATTATTGATTATGCTCTGCCTCGGCATGATTGGATTTTCTCTACTGCGTACAGGACTTGCTTATTTTACAACTATGCAGTACGAAAAATCCTCGCAAAACATGATGTACAACATCCGGATTTTTTTGTACAACAAGATTCAGGGACAGGACAGAGAATATTACGACCGTAACCGTACCGGCGATCTTATGACCAAGATGACCGGGGATCTGGATATGGTTCGGCACTCGATGGCATGGATTTTCAAAACGATCATTGAATCGCTAACGATCTTCATTGCTGCTGTTATCTATTTTTTCACCATAGATGCTCAGCTAACGCTGTGGATGCTAATCCTGTCACCGCCCATTTTTATCGTGGCTTACATATTCGCTAAACGCGTCCGTCCTATGTATATTGACCTGCGTGAGCGGCTCTCCCAGCTTAACACGACTACTCAGGAGAATATTTCAGGCAACCGTGTGGTTAAGGCTTTTGCCCGCGAAGAGTTCGAGGTGCAAAAATTCACGGAGAAGAATGTCAATTATTCTACAGCGAACAAAAAGGCCGCTCTTGTATGGCTTGATTACTTTCCTTATCTGGAATCCTTCGCTCAGGGCTTCAACGTCATTCTAATGCTGGCAGGTGGTTTATTCCTTATGAACGGCCGAATCACCTTCGGTGAATTTACAGCTTTCTCTTCACTGATCTGGGCTATATCCAACCCTATGCGCAACATTGGGATTATTATCAACGACATTCAGCGCTTTTTTGCGAGCTTGTCCAAAATCATTGATATCTATTACGCAAAGCCTAATATCGTAAACGAGCATACGTCTACTAACAAACGCCGTTACGAAGGCCGTATTGAGTTCGATCATGTCCGCTTCAAATATGACAGCGCTATCGTACTTGACGATGTTAGCTTTACCGTTGAACCTGGTGAAACCATAGCGATCATGGGCTCGACCGGATCAGGCAAAACAACCATCATCAACCTGATTCCTCGCTTCTATGACGTAGCCGAAGGACGTGTACTCGTCGACGGCGTTGATGTCCGAAAGCTGGAGCTCGATGAGCTGCGCGATAATATCGGCATGGCGACCCAAGATGTGCTCTTGTTCTCTGATACTATCGATGGAAACATCGCCTATGGTGATCCTGATCTTCCGGAAGAGGATGCGATAAGCTTTGCCGAGCTCGCAGCCGCACACGACTTCATTACCAAAATGCCTGAAGGTTATGATACCGTTGTCGGAGAACGAGGAGTCGGCTTATCTGGAGGTCAAAAACAGCGTATCGCTTTAGCACGTGCTTTGGCAGTTCGCCGTCCGATCCTCATTCTGGATGATACGACCTCTGCTGTCGATCTTGAGACGGAGGAGCATATTCAGAAAAGTCTACGCGAGCTGGATTATCCTTGCACGAAGATTATTATCGCGCAGCGTGTATCTACGACCGCGCAGGCTGACCGTATTCTCATTCTGGATAACGGGAAGCTGGTTGAGGAAGGCACCCACGCCGAACTGCTAGCGAAACGAGGCTACTACTACGATGTGTTTAAACTGCAGAACGAGGGTATTGGAAGGCAGGTGACCGCAAGTGGCAAGGAATAA
- a CDS encoding ABC transporter ATP-binding protein, with translation MSFVAVKNEYKRYKMGESVIVANDGIDFEINKGEFAVIVGPSGAGKSTVLNILGGMDSADEGQVIVDGTDIAKFSAKELTGYRRNDVGFVFQFYNLVPNLTTLENVELASQISPRALDARKVLEDVGLGARLDNFPAQLSGGEQQRVAIARALAKQPKLLLCDEPTGALDYNTGKQVLKLLQDTCRNTGTTVIVITHNLAIAPMADRVIEINNAKVRKMVTNPSPVSVEDIEW, from the coding sequence ATGAGCTTTGTTGCTGTCAAAAATGAGTACAAGCGTTACAAAATGGGTGAAAGTGTGATCGTTGCCAACGACGGAATTGATTTTGAGATAAATAAAGGTGAGTTTGCAGTGATTGTCGGCCCCAGCGGTGCGGGCAAATCGACGGTGCTTAATATTCTTGGCGGGATGGATTCTGCTGACGAAGGCCAGGTCATTGTGGACGGTACGGACATTGCCAAGTTCAGTGCCAAAGAGTTGACGGGCTACCGCCGCAATGACGTGGGTTTTGTGTTCCAGTTCTATAACTTAGTGCCGAATCTTACCACACTGGAGAATGTTGAGCTTGCTTCTCAGATTTCCCCGCGTGCACTAGATGCGCGTAAGGTGTTGGAGGATGTGGGATTAGGTGCACGGCTGGATAATTTTCCGGCTCAGCTGTCTGGTGGTGAGCAGCAACGTGTCGCTATCGCCAGAGCGCTAGCTAAACAGCCGAAGCTGCTCCTTTGCGATGAGCCAACAGGTGCGCTAGATTACAATACTGGTAAGCAAGTGCTTAAGCTGCTTCAGGATACCTGCCGTAACACAGGCACTACGGTCATCGTAATCACGCATAATTTGGCGATTGCGCCAATGGCAGACCGGGTTATTGAGATTAATAATGCTAAGGTACGGAAGATGGTAACCAATCCTTCGCCAGTATCCGTTGAAGATATCGAATGGTAA
- a CDS encoding ABC transporter permease has protein sequence MKKRALWKDIFREIRHTKARFISIFAIIMLGVSFFSGIKSAGPDMLDTAGTFYQETRLMDLKVQTNYGLTEDNIDLLSDVPGIDEVQPGYSADVFSGDNALILKVHSYNRDKPLNQYSMIEGRLPEDSGEIVLDDKLAGKYALGDKITFSGAGTDAELSNNFETLNYTVVGFVRSPQFIEKSTRGTSGIGKGTADAFAAIPESDFKLPVYTEAYLSFKDTTGVKAYSPEYEGLIEQHTKSVEQAMSSVPEARLAEMRAEGEKELSSGRGKVAAVEKQLADLKRQPEVVQQGQAANMKAIADGLVSAKAELAAGEQKLAELGLPKVYVTDRSANPGYAEYKDNADRLSAIASAFPVFFFLIAALVSLTTMTRMVEEHRLQIGTLKALGYGNRDIMAKFLVYGTLASLTASVAGLVLGFTMFPTIIYNAYSSLYNLPDLIKSFYPSYSIISIIVALICTTLTAWIAARVELRSNASVLMRPKAPKSGQRILLERVTFVWKRLSFVQKVTARNLFRYKQRMFMTVFGVAGCTALILTGFGLKDSIGSIAPQQFGTIMKYDALVALHEDASADARDAYEQLITGESTITGSLSVAQETMKAHSSGVNDQDVHMFIPASVDAISDYVELRDRVSGEKRTLSDEGAIISEKLAKLYGLEPGDQLNVVDKDNETFKIKVIGITENYVMHYVYMTPAYYSSVFGQEPVFNTELLKYTTHDKAWEDKFGEKLTDNEGVAAVSFSSNVGTAFDDTMKSMDVVTLVLIVSAAALAFVVLYNLTNINVSERIRELSTIKVLGFYDKEVTLYIYRENMLLSLLGIVAGSGLGIILHSFVLNTAELDATMFAPIIKWPSYVYAALLTLLFSGIVMAFMHIKLKRIHMIEALKSVE, from the coding sequence ATGAAAAAGCGTGCGTTATGGAAAGATATTTTTCGTGAAATTAGGCACACTAAGGCCCGATTTATTTCGATTTTTGCAATCATTATGCTGGGCGTTAGTTTCTTTTCTGGCATCAAGTCAGCCGGTCCAGATATGCTGGATACAGCCGGAACCTTTTACCAAGAGACGAGACTAATGGATCTGAAGGTGCAGACCAACTATGGTCTGACCGAAGATAACATAGATCTGCTGAGCGATGTACCGGGGATCGATGAGGTCCAGCCGGGTTATAGCGCGGATGTGTTCAGTGGTGATAATGCTTTGATTCTCAAGGTCCATTCCTACAATAGAGATAAACCTCTTAACCAGTACAGTATGATTGAAGGACGTCTTCCGGAGGATTCCGGAGAAATCGTATTGGATGACAAGCTGGCTGGAAAGTATGCGCTGGGCGACAAAATAACGTTCAGCGGAGCTGGAACAGATGCGGAGTTGTCAAACAACTTTGAGACATTGAATTATACTGTCGTGGGCTTTGTGCGAAGTCCTCAATTTATTGAGAAGAGTACCCGGGGCACCAGCGGAATTGGTAAAGGGACGGCGGATGCATTCGCAGCGATCCCAGAGTCGGATTTTAAGCTCCCGGTCTATACGGAAGCCTATCTATCCTTCAAGGATACAACCGGAGTGAAGGCTTATTCACCAGAGTATGAGGGATTGATCGAACAGCATACCAAGTCAGTAGAGCAGGCGATGTCCAGTGTGCCGGAAGCTCGGCTTGCGGAGATGCGCGCGGAAGGCGAGAAAGAGCTGTCCAGTGGACGAGGCAAGGTGGCCGCCGTCGAGAAGCAGCTCGCCGATTTAAAGCGCCAGCCAGAAGTGGTGCAGCAGGGACAAGCTGCAAACATGAAAGCCATTGCTGATGGGCTGGTCTCTGCCAAGGCGGAACTGGCTGCAGGGGAGCAAAAGCTTGCAGAACTAGGGCTCCCGAAGGTCTATGTCACTGACCGCAGTGCCAATCCGGGATATGCCGAATATAAAGACAACGCTGATCGGTTGTCGGCAATTGCGAGTGCGTTCCCGGTATTCTTTTTCCTGATTGCTGCGCTGGTCAGCTTGACGACTATGACTCGAATGGTCGAGGAGCATCGTTTGCAGATCGGGACACTTAAAGCGCTTGGGTATGGCAACCGTGACATTATGGCCAAATTTTTGGTTTATGGTACGCTTGCCAGCTTGACGGCTTCGGTTGCGGGGCTTGTGCTCGGTTTTACCATGTTTCCAACCATTATCTATAATGCGTACAGTTCGCTTTATAATCTGCCGGATCTTATCAAAAGCTTCTATCCGTCGTATTCCATCATTTCCATTATAGTAGCGCTTATCTGCACTACATTGACGGCTTGGATTGCCGCACGTGTAGAGCTGCGTAGCAATGCTTCTGTGTTAATGCGTCCGAAGGCGCCAAAGAGCGGGCAGCGGATTCTACTGGAGAGAGTTACATTTGTATGGAAACGGTTGAGCTTTGTTCAAAAGGTTACTGCACGGAATTTATTCCGCTATAAGCAGCGGATGTTCATGACTGTGTTCGGCGTGGCCGGCTGTACGGCGCTGATTCTGACCGGGTTTGGTCTTAAAGACTCGATCGGCAGCATTGCCCCCCAGCAGTTCGGCACGATTATGAAATATGATGCACTTGTAGCGCTGCATGAAGATGCGTCTGCTGATGCGCGGGATGCCTACGAGCAATTGATCACTGGCGAGTCCACTATAACTGGATCACTAAGTGTGGCACAGGAAACGATGAAAGCGCACAGCAGTGGTGTAAATGATCAGGATGTGCATATGTTCATCCCTGCATCTGTTGATGCGATATCCGATTATGTGGAGCTGCGGGATCGAGTGAGTGGAGAAAAACGCACGCTTTCGGACGAGGGCGCTATAATCTCGGAGAAGCTGGCTAAATTATACGGGCTTGAGCCCGGCGACCAGTTGAATGTGGTGGACAAGGATAACGAGACATTCAAGATTAAGGTCATAGGGATTACAGAGAACTATGTAATGCACTATGTTTATATGACACCTGCGTATTATTCTTCCGTATTTGGACAAGAACCGGTGTTCAACACAGAGCTGCTGAAGTATACCACGCACGATAAAGCATGGGAGGACAAGTTCGGCGAGAAGCTAACGGACAATGAGGGAGTGGCCGCGGTCAGCTTTTCCAGCAACGTAGGTACTGCCTTTGATGACACCATGAAGAGTATGGATGTTGTAACCTTGGTACTCATTGTATCAGCTGCTGCTTTGGCTTTTGTCGTCCTCTACAATTTGACCAATATTAATGTCTCTGAGCGGATCAGGGAACTATCAACCATCAAGGTATTGGGATTTTATGATAAGGAAGTAACGTTGTATATTTACCGCGAGAATATGCTGCTAAGCCTACTTGGTATTGTAGCCGGATCGGGTCTTGGCATTATATTGCACAGCTTCGTCTTGAATACAGCTGAGCTGGATGCGACGATGTTCGCGCCGATTATTAAGTGGCCAAGCTATGTGTATGCCGCACTCTTAACACTGCTGTTCTCAGGCATAGTCATGGCTTTCATGCATATTAAGCTCAAACGGATTCATATGATTGAGGCATTAAAGTCGGTAGAATAG
- a CDS encoding GNAT family N-acetyltransferase — translation MDSIQLITNRNEECLYRLLNIWDSSVRHTHLFLSEQDIAALHPLVLQGMEHISHLLAFIDDHDQPLGFIGVQDNKIEMLFVEPAAMGKGIGKSLVAYAIQTLNVRYVDVNEQNPQALGFYEHMGFQVFERSPLDEQGNPFPILHMNRK, via the coding sequence ATGGACTCGATACAACTCATCACCAATAGAAATGAAGAATGTTTATACCGCCTACTGAATATTTGGGATTCATCTGTGCGCCATACGCATCTATTCTTATCTGAACAGGACATTGCTGCGTTGCACCCACTGGTTTTACAGGGGATGGAGCATATAAGTCATCTGCTTGCTTTTATAGATGATCATGATCAGCCGCTAGGCTTCATAGGGGTTCAGGATAACAAGATTGAAATGCTGTTCGTAGAACCTGCTGCAATGGGAAAAGGAATTGGTAAATCGCTCGTTGCTTATGCTATACAGACACTGAACGTACGCTACGTTGATGTAAATGAACAAAATCCGCAGGCCTTAGGATTCTATGAGCATATGGGTTTTCAAGTTTTTGAGCGTTCTCCGCTAGATGAACAGGGGAATCCTTTTCCTATCCTGCATATGAACCGAAAGTAG
- a CDS encoding DUF4003 family protein, whose translation MNEQYTARVELFAENAQKIKKAFPWQNVMVSRLAGLLYTAENKSADEDAIRASHELIKENTGMFSSFRGNSAISIATLLSLSADKEQQLANTLTVYDLMKDLKFRASDYLVVAAYQIAANTTTDQYQRTVERAKMFYDSMKAKHRFLTGHDDYIFSAMLGLSDIEVDSGIDRMEQLYTTLKPEFMSGNSVQALTQVLVLGKEAPEAADRVLALRDAFRAEGIRLDKEFTLSSLGVLSLLPSNNKDMVTEVSETYELLRTKKGFGNWSIVKQELLLLSAALVAFKYVEDVQNGIVTSMLSTSITNIVIAQQAALAGAAAAASTAAIASSSN comes from the coding sequence ATGAACGAGCAGTATACAGCAAGGGTTGAATTGTTCGCAGAGAACGCGCAGAAGATCAAAAAGGCTTTTCCTTGGCAAAATGTTATGGTTAGCCGTTTGGCGGGATTACTATATACAGCCGAGAATAAAAGTGCAGATGAGGATGCGATTCGTGCGAGCCACGAGCTTATTAAGGAAAACACCGGAATGTTTTCTTCGTTTAGGGGGAACTCGGCAATCAGCATCGCTACGCTGCTCTCTCTTTCTGCTGACAAGGAACAACAGCTTGCAAACACGCTCACCGTGTATGACTTAATGAAGGACCTCAAATTCAGAGCCTCTGATTATCTCGTTGTGGCCGCTTACCAAATTGCTGCAAATACGACAACAGATCAGTATCAGCGTACGGTAGAACGTGCAAAAATGTTTTACGATAGCATGAAAGCGAAACACCGTTTTCTCACTGGACACGATGATTATATCTTCTCTGCTATGCTCGGCCTTTCCGATATCGAAGTGGACAGCGGCATTGACCGAATGGAGCAGCTTTACACTACACTAAAGCCTGAATTTATGTCGGGGAACAGCGTGCAAGCTCTAACACAAGTGTTGGTTCTTGGAAAAGAAGCTCCAGAAGCAGCGGACCGTGTACTGGCTTTACGAGATGCGTTCCGTGCAGAAGGCATCCGGTTAGATAAGGAATTTACACTTTCCTCGCTGGGCGTGCTATCCTTGCTCCCATCCAACAATAAGGACATGGTTACGGAAGTCTCGGAGACCTACGAATTACTACGTACCAAAAAAGGCTTTGGCAACTGGTCCATTGTAAAGCAGGAATTGCTACTGCTGTCCGCTGCGCTGGTAGCCTTTAAATATGTGGAGGATGTACAAAATGGGATCGTAACCTCGATGCTCTCCACCAGTATCACCAATATTGTGATCGCACAGCAAGCTGCTCTTGCTGGGGCTGCTGCAGCCGCATCTACTGCGGCTATAGCTTCTTCTTCCAATTAA
- a CDS encoding TetR/AcrR family transcriptional regulator, translating into MPYPKGHKIKVRNKIVESAAQAFRSHGIHDVSVPFIMKGAGLTHGGFYSHFDNKEQLVAEACRYAISDTIALLQEVAAQEERNPKINAVIDYYLSPYHRDKTEMGCIIPALSAEIARSSEEVRQVFTQELERMVTFISTLAGIDTSKGSALFSTMVGSLILARTVNNPELSDNLLMAGKQSAKELIRT; encoded by the coding sequence ATGCCCTATCCCAAAGGCCATAAAATAAAAGTACGGAATAAGATTGTTGAAAGTGCTGCCCAGGCTTTTCGCTCTCATGGTATTCACGATGTAAGTGTTCCATTCATTATGAAGGGAGCCGGACTGACGCATGGCGGGTTCTATTCACATTTTGATAACAAAGAACAGCTGGTCGCCGAAGCCTGCCGGTATGCCATCAGCGATACCATCGCACTTCTGCAGGAAGTTGCTGCCCAGGAAGAGCGGAATCCCAAAATCAATGCTGTCATTGACTATTATTTAAGTCCGTATCACCGCGACAAAACAGAGATGGGCTGCATTATTCCTGCCCTTTCTGCCGAAATAGCCCGTTCCTCTGAAGAAGTTCGGCAGGTATTCACGCAGGAACTAGAGCGGATGGTTACCTTCATCTCCACTCTGGCTGGAATCGACACATCCAAAGGTAGCGCACTGTTTAGTACCATGGTTGGCTCTCTTATTCTTGCAAGAACTGTAAATAATCCTGAACTGAGCGACAACCTCCTCATGGCAGGCAAACAGTCTGCCAAAGAGCTGATTAGGACCTAA
- the lpdA gene encoding dihydrolipoyl dehydrogenase gives MSKFESVETLVIGSGPGGYVAALRAAQLGMKTAIVERNQLGGVCTNVGCIPSKALIAESHRYELLKLFNSVDAAASFKNAQEFKQGIVNKQAGGVSYLLKTAGVSILEGEARLVDEHTAIISQSGQEKTLSFKNAILATGSRPIELQAFPVGGRVLSSTEALSLPEIPNSLVVIGGGYIGVELGQMYAKFGTKVTILEGGDQVLPGFEPELVSPVGRQLKADGIKMITGATAVNVVQSPDAITLHYLKNQEQQHVTAEYVLVTVGRKANTDGNLGLDRIGLPVTSRGLIETDEQCRTAIRNIFAIGDITSGPALAHKASYEAKIAAEAIAGLPSEVDYRAIPLVVFSDPELASVGLSETEAKAKGIPLVIGKSTFGINGRALALRRTEGFVKIVADPTSGIVIGAQIVGVEASTLVSELALAIEMGATVEDLAMTIYPHPTLGEVIMEAAENVVRKMVKGESGK, from the coding sequence ATGAGTAAGTTTGAATCCGTAGAAACGTTGGTTATTGGATCAGGCCCGGGAGGGTATGTGGCGGCGCTGCGAGCTGCACAGCTTGGGATGAAGACAGCCATTGTTGAACGCAATCAGCTTGGTGGAGTATGCACAAATGTTGGGTGTATTCCCTCCAAAGCATTGATTGCAGAATCCCATCGTTACGAGTTGCTCAAACTGTTCAACTCTGTAGATGCGGCAGCGTCATTTAAGAATGCTCAGGAGTTCAAGCAGGGGATTGTGAATAAGCAGGCAGGCGGAGTCAGCTATTTATTAAAGACGGCAGGAGTAAGTATTCTGGAAGGAGAGGCAAGGTTGGTTGATGAGCATACGGCTATTATCAGTCAGTCTGGGCAGGAGAAAACCCTTTCTTTTAAAAACGCCATCCTGGCTACAGGATCTCGTCCGATTGAGCTGCAAGCCTTTCCGGTTGGGGGACGTGTTTTGTCTTCCACAGAAGCACTGTCGCTGCCAGAGATTCCAAATAGCCTAGTAGTTATAGGTGGGGGATATATAGGTGTTGAGCTGGGGCAAATGTATGCCAAATTTGGAACAAAGGTAACGATTCTGGAGGGAGGAGATCAAGTGCTGCCTGGATTTGAGCCGGAGCTTGTGAGCCCTGTTGGAAGGCAGTTGAAAGCTGATGGGATTAAGATGATTACCGGAGCGACAGCTGTGAACGTAGTGCAGAGTCCGGATGCCATTACACTACATTATTTAAAAAATCAGGAGCAACAGCATGTGACAGCGGAATATGTGTTAGTCACTGTCGGCAGAAAAGCAAATACAGACGGCAATTTAGGGCTGGACCGTATAGGTTTGCCAGTGACGAGCAGGGGTTTAATTGAGACAGATGAACAGTGTAGAACGGCTATCCGGAATATTTTTGCAATTGGAGATATTACGTCAGGTCCAGCCCTTGCTCACAAAGCGTCCTATGAAGCCAAGATTGCGGCAGAAGCCATTGCAGGTCTTCCCTCCGAGGTTGATTATAGAGCCATTCCGCTTGTTGTTTTTTCTGATCCGGAGCTGGCCAGTGTTGGCTTAAGTGAAACAGAAGCAAAGGCAAAAGGCATCCCGCTGGTTATTGGCAAATCTACCTTTGGGATTAATGGGAGAGCATTGGCTTTGAGGCGAACTGAAGGTTTCGTCAAAATTGTAGCGGACCCGACCTCGGGAATTGTTATTGGTGCCCAAATTGTTGGAGTAGAAGCCTCCACACTGGTATCGGAGCTTGCCCTTGCTATTGAGATGGGAGCAACTGTAGAGGACTTGGCGATGACCATTTACCCTCATCCTACATTGGGAGAAGTGATTATGGAGGCTGCTGAAAATGTGGTTAGAAAAATGGTAAAGGGAGAGAGTGGAAAATGA